In one window of Tellurirhabdus rosea DNA:
- a CDS encoding RtcB family protein: MAKKHSLTGKDLRRLGYPEGKIISIALEVMQRDFRHSKQSEVLDLLEKVLKSPKDYLHNASLNKIAKHLVEEPKAVEEYVEIPLREERKEYAIFGMEHIEPGAINQMEVAMRLPVSVAGALMPDAHQGYGLPIGGVLAVENAVIPFGVGVDIGCRMCLSLFDLPEHTLYGEASKLKNILQRETLFGAGREFAKPMDDEVLSRKEFREIPILKGLHSKAVRQIGSSGSGNHFVEFGVVDISAEDKELDVPPGRYLALLSHSGSRGLGASIADHFTKLAMHKTPLPREAKHLAWLSLDTEEGQQYWLSMNLAGDYASACHHQIHHKVAKALGEKPLAMVENHHNFAWKEAHEGRELIVHRKGATPAGKGVLGIIPGSMTQPGFVVRGRGEATALDSASHGAGRRMSRSQAKNSITHSQLNQVLKDNGITLLGGGLDEAPMAYKDIHQVMSFQQDLVEVVGTFQPKIVRMDE, from the coding sequence ATGGCAAAAAAGCATTCATTAACCGGAAAAGACCTGCGGCGACTGGGCTATCCGGAGGGAAAAATTATCAGCATCGCGCTGGAAGTGATGCAGCGGGATTTCCGGCATTCCAAACAGTCGGAAGTGCTGGATCTGCTGGAAAAAGTGCTCAAAAGTCCGAAAGATTATCTGCACAATGCTTCGCTGAACAAGATTGCCAAACACCTGGTCGAGGAGCCGAAGGCGGTGGAGGAGTACGTCGAAATTCCGCTCCGCGAGGAACGAAAGGAGTACGCCATCTTCGGCATGGAGCATATTGAACCGGGGGCCATCAACCAGATGGAGGTTGCCATGCGGCTGCCGGTGTCGGTGGCCGGGGCGCTCATGCCCGATGCTCACCAGGGCTACGGTCTGCCCATCGGCGGGGTGCTGGCGGTCGAGAACGCGGTCATTCCGTTCGGCGTGGGTGTCGATATCGGTTGCCGGATGTGCCTGAGCCTGTTCGATCTGCCCGAACACACTCTTTACGGCGAAGCCAGCAAACTCAAGAACATCCTCCAGCGGGAAACGCTGTTCGGGGCGGGCCGCGAATTCGCCAAGCCGATGGACGACGAAGTGCTGAGCCGGAAAGAGTTCAGGGAAATTCCCATCCTGAAAGGGCTGCACAGCAAGGCCGTCCGGCAGATTGGCTCCTCGGGCTCCGGCAACCATTTTGTCGAATTTGGTGTGGTCGACATTTCGGCGGAGGACAAAGAACTGGACGTGCCGCCGGGCCGGTATCTGGCGCTGCTGTCGCACTCGGGTTCGCGCGGACTGGGGGCCAGCATTGCCGATCATTTCACCAAGCTCGCCATGCACAAAACGCCGCTGCCCCGGGAGGCGAAGCACCTCGCCTGGCTGTCTCTGGATACCGAAGAAGGGCAGCAGTACTGGCTTTCGATGAACCTGGCGGGGGATTATGCCTCGGCCTGCCACCACCAGATTCACCACAAAGTAGCCAAAGCGCTCGGCGAAAAGCCACTGGCGATGGTCGAAAACCACCACAATTTTGCCTGGAAAGAGGCGCACGAGGGCCGGGAACTGATCGTCCACCGCAAAGGGGCGACCCCGGCCGGAAAGGGCGTGCTGGGCATCATTCCCGGCTCCATGACGCAGCCCGGTTTTGTGGTGCGCGGTCGGGGCGAGGCGACGGCCCTGGACTCGGCCTCCCACGGGGCCGGACGCCGGATGTCGCGGTCGCAGGCCAAAAACAGCATCACCCACTCGCAGCTGAACCAGGTGCTGAAAGACAACGGCATTACCCTCCTCGGCGGCGGCCTCGACGAAGCGCCCATGGCCTACAAAGACATCCACCAGGTGATGAGCTTCCAGCAGGACCTGGTCGAAGTCGTCGGCACCTTCCAGCCGAAGATCGTGCGGATGGACGAGTAG
- a CDS encoding metallophosphoesterase, with protein MNLLAIGDIHGRTAWTQINPDDYDRIIFLGDFVDSHSLSDSEILANFQRIIKLKRRYSDKVVLLIGNHDAQYLHYPNYPCSGFRPMMRLMLSELFQRHRALFQMAHQEGPYLFTHAGVSQSWLRWVTEMKAVQEAPFYDQLTDPGRLAEGLNLLHAAEEEFQEYLFAVSPLRGGEEPFGGPAWADRRETENDFLPGLHQVVGHTPVPSITTVGDESGSITYCDVLGTRADFYQKTLSNVPG; from the coding sequence ATGAACCTCCTCGCCATCGGTGATATCCACGGCCGCACTGCCTGGACGCAGATCAACCCTGACGATTACGACCGCATCATTTTTCTGGGTGATTTTGTAGACAGCCATTCGCTTTCTGATTCGGAAATCCTCGCTAATTTTCAGCGCATTATCAAGCTCAAAAGGCGATATTCTGACAAGGTCGTTCTGCTCATCGGCAACCACGACGCCCAGTACCTGCATTATCCCAACTACCCCTGTTCGGGCTTTCGGCCAATGATGCGGCTGATGCTGTCCGAACTTTTTCAGCGGCACCGGGCCCTGTTTCAAATGGCTCATCAGGAAGGCCCTTACCTGTTTACGCATGCCGGTGTCTCGCAAAGCTGGCTCCGGTGGGTGACGGAGATGAAAGCCGTTCAGGAGGCTCCTTTCTACGATCAACTGACGGACCCCGGCCGACTGGCCGAAGGACTGAACCTGCTGCACGCGGCCGAAGAGGAGTTTCAGGAGTACCTGTTCGCCGTCAGTCCGTTGCGGGGCGGGGAGGAGCCGTTCGGCGGTCCGGCCTGGGCCGACCGGCGGGAAACGGAGAACGACTTTCTGCCCGGCCTGCACCAGGTGGTCGGACATACGCCCGTGCCGTCGATCACGACCGTGGGCGACGAGTCGGGGTCCATTACGTACTGCGATGTGCTGGGAACACGGGCCGATTTCTACCAAAAAACTTTGTCGAACGTCCCCGGTTAA